One genomic window of Candidatus Saccharibacteria bacterium includes the following:
- a CDS encoding potassium channel family protein — MANKKIKTITQLDHETESKIESEVEKTVESKILDKVIGFAEPNDPDLTRKVIIDIILIFLAVTSVILVGFEFFAELNSHQIELIHQLDIYIAGVFLAEFVYRLAKAKDSKQFFKQYWWELIASIPLTNGVVELLRPIRVFRVIRLVELLRVVRLAVRIRIVFDESKRFSQHTFILEAMMVLTAVSLIGAIFFNFFEVGINPNVRGIWDSIWWSVVTITTIGYGDIVPVTSAGRIVAIILMLVGTGTVSFITARVASYLIRHKSQ, encoded by the coding sequence GAAAGTAAGATCGAGTCCGAGGTAGAGAAGACCGTTGAGAGTAAGATACTTGATAAAGTGATTGGTTTTGCCGAACCAAATGATCCAGATCTAACCAGGAAAGTAATAATTGATATCATACTGATATTTTTGGCTGTGACTAGTGTAATCTTGGTTGGGTTTGAATTTTTTGCAGAGCTCAATTCTCATCAGATAGAATTGATCCATCAGTTGGACATATATATAGCAGGGGTATTCTTGGCCGAATTTGTCTATCGGCTTGCTAAGGCCAAAGATAGTAAACAATTTTTTAAGCAATATTGGTGGGAGCTGATTGCTTCAATCCCCTTGACCAATGGAGTAGTTGAACTGCTTCGCCCGATTAGGGTGTTTCGAGTGATTAGATTGGTTGAATTACTTCGGGTAGTTCGACTCGCAGTCAGGATAAGGATAGTTTTCGATGAATCTAAGCGGTTTTCCCAGCATACATTTATCCTAGAAGCAATGATGGTGCTTACGGCAGTGTCACTCATTGGGGCAATATTTTTTAATTTCTTCGAGGTTGGAATCAACCCAAATGTAAGAGGAATATGGGACTCTATATGGTGGTCAGTTGTTACAATTACTACAATAGGCTATGGGGATATCGTACCAGTCACCAGTGCAGGACGAATAGTAGCAATTATTTTGATGCTGGTTGGCACTGGGACAGTCAGCTTCATTACTGCGAGGGTTGCTAGCTATTTGATTCGCCACAAATCACAATAA